A part of Oryctolagus cuniculus chromosome 4, mOryCun1.1, whole genome shotgun sequence genomic DNA contains:
- the TFF2 gene encoding trefoil factor 2 — MGGAVEAVWARWANRGDYKSTPGRRSRTFSRSPSAQPATDMDTRGPWLLAMLLLPGLCALASAEKPAACRCSRLEPKNRKNCGFPGITSEQCFEGGCCFDSSVVGVPWCFHPLPAQDSEQCVMEVSARKNCGYPGISSELCAARNCCFSNTTPQVPWCFFPQSVEDCHY, encoded by the exons ATGGGTGGGGCAGTGGAAGCCGTCTGGGCTCGCTGGGCAAACAGGGGAGATTATAAGAGCACCCCCGGCAGACGCAGCCGCACATTCTCCAGGTCGCCCTCGGCGCAGCCGGCCACGGACATGGACACccgaggcccctggctcctggcaatgcTTCTCCTCCCGGGGCTGTGTGCCCTGGCCAGCGCCGAGAAACCTG CTGCCTGCCGCTGCTCGAGGCTGGAGCCCAAGAACAGGAAGAACTGTGGCTTCCCCGGCATCACCAGCGAGCAGTGCTTCGAAGGCGGCTGCTGCTTCGACTCCAGCGTCGTCGGGGTCCCCtggtgcttccatccactgccgGCGCAAG ATTCGGAGCAGTGTGTCATGGAAGTCTCGGCTCGCAAGAACTGCGGCTACCCGGGCATCAGCTCCGAACTCTGCGCCGCCCGCAACTGCTGCTTCTCCAACACCACCCCGCAGGTGCCCTGGTGTTTCTTCCCGCAATCCGTGGAAG ACTGCCATTACTGA